A single Sphingomonas sp. IW22 DNA region contains:
- a CDS encoding cytochrome c-type biogenesis protein has product MKWLILLLFLVTAPVLAQSNRPPAALADTQLPDPEQEREAKALMATLRCIVCQGQAIADSDAEMAGDMRALVRERIAKGEDATAVRDWLIERYGDYVSYDPPLSAATAPLWIAPLVLLAIGGVIAARSFRRRRR; this is encoded by the coding sequence GTGAAGTGGCTGATCCTGCTCCTTTTTCTTGTCACCGCGCCGGTGCTGGCCCAGTCGAACCGCCCGCCCGCGGCGCTGGCCGATACCCAGCTCCCCGACCCCGAACAGGAGCGGGAGGCGAAAGCGCTGATGGCGACGCTGCGCTGCATCGTGTGCCAGGGACAGGCGATTGCCGACTCCGACGCCGAAATGGCGGGCGACATGCGTGCGCTGGTCCGCGAACGGATCGCGAAGGGGGAGGATGCCACCGCGGTGCGCGACTGGCTGATCGAACGCTATGGCGATTATGTCAGCTATGACCCCCCGCTCAGTGCCGCGACGGCGCCGCTGTGGATCGCGCCGCTGGTCCTGCTGGCTATTGGCGGCGTGATCGCCGCGCGCAGTTTCAGGCGGCGTCGGCGCTGA
- a CDS encoding DsbE family thiol:disulfide interchange protein, translated as MKRLLIWLPLVAFAALAAVALYGLFRPDNSTIRSALVGKPLPDFNLPAMVDGKPGLTRADMTGGAPRLLNVFGSWCIPCIAEAPQLMQLKQQGVAIDAIAIRDTGPAVQRFLSDHGDPYARIGDDPQSRVQLSLGSSGVPETFVIDAQGRIAHQHIGPINASDVPVILKALEDAR; from the coding sequence ATGAAGCGGTTGCTGATCTGGCTGCCGCTGGTCGCCTTTGCCGCGCTGGCGGCGGTGGCGCTTTACGGCCTGTTCCGGCCCGATAATTCGACGATCCGATCGGCATTGGTCGGCAAGCCGCTGCCCGATTTCAATCTGCCCGCCATGGTGGACGGCAAGCCCGGCCTGACGCGCGCGGACATGACCGGCGGGGCCCCGCGTCTGCTGAACGTGTTCGGCAGCTGGTGCATTCCGTGCATCGCGGAAGCGCCGCAGCTGATGCAGCTGAAGCAGCAGGGCGTGGCCATCGACGCCATCGCCATCCGCGACACCGGCCCTGCGGTGCAGCGTTTCCTGTCGGATCATGGCGATCCCTATGCCCGGATCGGCGACGATCCGCAGAGCCGGGTGCAGCTGTCGCTCGGCTCGTCAGGCGTACCGGAGACGTTCGTGATCGACGCGCAGGGCCGCATCGCCCACCAGCATATCGGCCCGATCAACGCCAGCGACGTGCCCGTCATTCTCAAGGCGCTGGAGGATGCGCGGTGA